A portion of the Candidatus Dormiibacterota bacterium genome contains these proteins:
- a CDS encoding ester cyclase, with protein MAGPGTAAGPDPAVSARLATFDDLDFNVFTHQKWDQLQRSHSRDIVVHWPDGHQTKGIDKHIEDLKAMFVYAPDTRIQVHPVKFGSGDWTSVIGVMEGTFTKPMPAADGKTIPPTGKPFKIEMCTVGHWKDGVMDEEYLFWDNLTFMKQIGLGQ; from the coding sequence ATGGCGGGACCCGGAACCGCCGCCGGTCCTGACCCGGCCGTCAGCGCCCGCCTCGCCACCTTCGACGACCTGGACTTCAATGTCTTCACGCACCAGAAGTGGGACCAGCTGCAGCGGAGCCATTCCAGGGACATCGTCGTGCACTGGCCCGATGGGCACCAGACCAAGGGGATCGACAAGCACATCGAGGATCTCAAGGCGATGTTCGTGTACGCCCCGGACACGCGGATCCAGGTCCATCCGGTCAAGTTCGGCTCGGGTGACTGGACGAGCGTGATCGGAGTGATGGAAGGGACCTTCACGAAACCGATGCCCGCCGCCGACGGGAAGACGATCCCGCCCACGGGCAAGCCGTTCAAGATCGAGATGTGCACCGTCGGGCACTGGAAGGACGGCGTGATGGATGAAGAGTATCTGTTCTGGGACAATCTCACCTTCATGAAGCAGATCGGCCTCGGCCAGTAG
- a CDS encoding host attachment protein — protein MITRERIETLATFDARGARVLSLLLDLDPARQIRRSYLIAFDDLVKETRARLEQPAREAFLREAARVRTWLESEKPRGKGLALFSCEPQDLWQAHFLQIRLEDHLEFGPAPDVAPLLEALDEYEAYALALVDKVKARLFVVFMGEIEETDAFADLMTSERDRSGSQNVRSQGHREAHIHRHLKRVAQRLSDLLGRRRFDRLIVAGPEETTSDLRRILPRPLAHRLVAVIPGEMFASAHDLLEKTLPIERKVERQVEERVVGELLEMAGGGGRATLGLTPTLDALSRGEVQTLVVADELRLDGAECKECGRLDPETIPTCPECGAATRPVHDLLHRAMRLAVEKSGAVEVVRGDAARRLMESGGGIGALLRSR, from the coding sequence GATCCGGCGCTCGTACCTGATCGCGTTCGACGATCTCGTCAAGGAGACGCGCGCGCGGCTGGAGCAGCCGGCGCGCGAGGCATTCCTGCGCGAGGCCGCCCGCGTCCGGACCTGGCTCGAGAGCGAGAAGCCGCGCGGGAAGGGGCTGGCGCTGTTCTCCTGCGAGCCGCAGGACTTGTGGCAGGCGCACTTTCTGCAGATCCGGCTCGAGGACCATCTCGAGTTCGGACCCGCGCCGGACGTGGCTCCCCTGCTCGAGGCCCTGGACGAGTACGAGGCCTACGCCCTGGCACTCGTCGACAAGGTGAAGGCGCGGCTGTTCGTCGTCTTCATGGGGGAGATCGAGGAGACGGACGCCTTCGCGGACTTGATGACGAGCGAGCGCGACCGGTCCGGCAGCCAGAACGTGCGCTCTCAGGGCCACCGCGAGGCCCATATCCACCGGCACCTGAAGCGCGTGGCGCAGCGACTCTCGGATCTCCTGGGGCGCCGTCGCTTCGACCGGCTGATCGTGGCGGGACCCGAGGAGACGACCAGCGACCTGAGGCGCATCCTGCCGAGACCGCTCGCCCATCGACTGGTGGCGGTGATCCCGGGCGAGATGTTCGCGAGCGCGCACGATCTTCTCGAGAAGACGCTGCCGATCGAGCGGAAGGTCGAGCGCCAGGTCGAGGAACGCGTCGTCGGGGAGCTTCTCGAGATGGCGGGGGGCGGAGGCCGGGCGACCCTCGGGCTGACGCCGACGCTCGATGCCTTGTCGCGGGGCGAGGTCCAGACCCTCGTGGTGGCGGATGAATTGCGGCTGGACGGCGCCGAATGCAAGGAGTGCGGGCGGCTTGATCCGGAGACGATCCCGACCTGCCCTGAGTGCGGCGCCGCCACCCGGCCGGTGCACGACCTCCTGCACCGGGCGATGCGCCTCGCCGTGGAGAAATCCGGCGCCGTGGAAGTCGTCCGAGGCGACGCGGCGCGGCGTCTTATGGAGTCGGGGGGCGGCATCGGGGCCCTCCTCCGCTCCCGCTGA